One Bacillota bacterium DNA window includes the following coding sequences:
- the rapZ gene encoding RNase adapter RapZ, giving the protein MGEERFVIITGLSGAGKSEAVRAFEDMGFFCVDNLPPTLIPKFAELVAQSEGKTNRIALVVDIRSREFFDSLCSALDDLEGMGVTYEILFLEASDEVLVRRFKETRRRHPLSSEGGGVLEGIEDERRRLGEIRGRATRILDTTSLSPRQLRERIMNVFTGESRRERLDVIVVAFGFKHGIPMDADLVFDVRFLPNPHYVESLRKLTGDTEPVREYVFQSPVTRRFLQKLFDLMAFLLPHYVKEGKTQLVVGIGCTGGKHRSIAVADRLAGFLKERGYNVSVEYRDRDVQDKVAERERDRDPHDGGTRDVMET; this is encoded by the coding sequence TTGGGCGAGGAACGGTTCGTAATCATAACGGGGCTTTCGGGCGCCGGTAAGAGCGAGGCGGTTCGAGCTTTTGAGGACATGGGCTTCTTCTGCGTGGATAACCTTCCGCCCACCCTCATACCGAAGTTCGCGGAGCTCGTGGCACAGTCGGAGGGCAAGACGAATAGGATAGCCCTAGTAGTTGACATAAGGAGCAGGGAATTCTTCGACAGCCTTTGCAGCGCTCTCGATGACCTCGAAGGCATGGGAGTGACCTATGAGATCCTTTTCCTCGAGGCGTCCGACGAGGTGCTCGTCCGTAGGTTCAAGGAGACCAGGCGACGCCACCCCCTTTCGTCGGAGGGCGGTGGGGTATTGGAGGGCATAGAGGATGAGCGTCGCAGGTTGGGAGAGATTCGCGGGAGGGCCACCCGCATCCTAGACACGACGTCCCTCTCACCGCGGCAATTGCGGGAGCGCATAATGAACGTGTTCACCGGAGAGTCCCGGAGAGAGCGGCTCGACGTGATAGTCGTGGCCTTCGGTTTCAAGCACGGGATCCCAATGGACGCTGACCTGGTTTTCGACGTGAGGTTCCTGCCAAATCCGCATTACGTGGAGTCGCTGCGGAAGCTTACCGGAGACACCGAGCCCGTGCGGGAGTACGTATTCCAGTCGCCGGTGACGCGGAGGTTCCTTCAGAAACTCTTCGACCTCATGGCATTTCTCCTGCCTCATTACGTCAAAGAAGGCAAGACGCAGCTTGTGGTGGGCATTGGCTGCACCGGTGGCAAACACCGGTCCATAGCCGTGGCAGACCGACTCGCGGGTTTTCTGAAGGAACGTGGGTACAACGTGTCTGTGGAGTACCGCGACAGGGACGTGCAGGATAAGGTGGCGGAGCGAGAGCGAGATCGAGACCCGCACGATGGCGGGACAAGAGACGTGATGGAGACATGA
- the nagA gene encoding N-acetylglucosamine-6-phosphate deacetylase encodes MIIKNADILTPRGIMVSGFVVTCGGKIAKVGSHGEFREYPTSGHEVFDARGLTLVPGFVDIHVHGGGGHDVLEGTYEAVAAMCRAHAVHGTTSLLPTTMAARHEDLLDAVRAVADAARRGTGGAEVLGVHLEGPWINPESRGAQALEAIRPPSVAELDRLIGESGGLVRITTVAPELEGACEFIEEAVARGVRVSLGHSMASFEEVVCAMRSGATHITHAFNAMSGLHHRRPGMVGAMLACDELTAEAILDGFHLHPAAVAVLHKCKGVDKLALVTDATMAACMQEGEYELGGQRVSFADGAVRLPDGNLAGSALTLDRAVRRAMDDLGITLAQAVAMASQVPARVAGVYDRKGSIENGKDADMVLIDRSGMIGATFVRGVLVHQALA; translated from the coding sequence GTGATCATCAAGAACGCTGACATCCTGACGCCGCGAGGTATAATGGTGTCGGGTTTCGTTGTGACATGCGGCGGTAAGATCGCGAAAGTCGGGTCGCACGGGGAGTTCCGGGAGTATCCGACGTCTGGACACGAAGTGTTTGACGCGCGCGGTCTCACGCTCGTGCCCGGGTTCGTGGACATCCACGTACACGGGGGCGGAGGCCATGACGTGCTTGAGGGAACGTACGAGGCCGTGGCCGCGATGTGCCGCGCCCACGCAGTCCACGGCACGACTTCCTTGTTACCGACGACCATGGCCGCGCGCCACGAGGATCTGCTTGACGCGGTCCGGGCTGTGGCGGACGCCGCTAGGCGCGGCACCGGGGGTGCCGAAGTCCTGGGAGTTCACTTGGAAGGGCCGTGGATCAACCCTGAAAGCAGAGGCGCGCAAGCGCTGGAAGCGATCCGGCCGCCTAGCGTCGCGGAGCTCGACAGGCTCATAGGGGAGTCGGGCGGGCTCGTGCGGATCACTACTGTCGCGCCCGAGCTCGAAGGCGCGTGTGAGTTCATCGAAGAGGCTGTCGCACGGGGTGTAAGGGTTTCCCTCGGTCATTCCATGGCGTCGTTCGAGGAAGTCGTGTGTGCGATGAGGTCCGGCGCGACCCACATCACTCACGCTTTCAACGCCATGAGCGGGCTCCATCACCGCAGACCGGGGATGGTAGGAGCGATGCTCGCGTGCGACGAACTCACCGCCGAAGCTATCTTGGACGGCTTTCACCTGCATCCTGCGGCGGTGGCCGTCCTTCACAAGTGCAAAGGTGTGGACAAGCTTGCTCTGGTCACGGACGCCACGATGGCGGCATGCATGCAGGAAGGTGAGTACGAGCTCGGCGGGCAGCGGGTCAGCTTTGCAGACGGCGCCGTGAGACTTCCCGACGGAAACCTGGCCGGAAGCGCCTTGACCCTTGACAGGGCAGTCCGCCGCGCGATGGACGACCTGGGCATAACGCTTGCTCAGGCCGTGGCCATGGCGTCACAAGTCCCCGCGAGGGTTGCAGGGGTTTATGATCGCAAGGGCAGTATAGAGAATGGCAAGGATGCCGACATGGTCCTCATCGACCGGTCCGGCATGATCGGAGCTACTTTCGTTCGGGGTGTGCTGGTCCACCAGGCTCTAGCGTGA
- a CDS encoding spore maturation protein: MASAVWLFLIAAGVVTGLFTGTSEAVTRAALDSAGSAVTLCLGLIGAMALWCGIMKVAEEAGVARSIARLVAPAARLLFPSVPARHPAVAAVAMSITANLLGMGNAATPLGIKAMEELAALSRDKGEASDAMCTFVAMCTAGVTLVPTTIIAVRSQLGSRSPSEVVAPIILVNLLATLVAVIADRFFRPVSRSM; this comes from the coding sequence ATGGCAAGCGCGGTGTGGCTCTTCTTGATAGCGGCAGGAGTGGTAACGGGGCTATTCACGGGAACGAGCGAGGCGGTGACCCGCGCGGCGCTGGACTCCGCGGGTTCGGCCGTCACCCTGTGCCTCGGCCTCATCGGCGCGATGGCCCTGTGGTGCGGCATCATGAAGGTCGCAGAGGAAGCCGGCGTCGCACGTTCGATCGCGCGACTGGTCGCGCCTGCTGCAAGGCTGCTCTTTCCCTCAGTTCCAGCGCGGCACCCCGCCGTTGCCGCGGTCGCCATGAGCATCACCGCAAACCTCCTGGGCATGGGCAACGCGGCTACGCCCCTCGGAATCAAGGCCATGGAGGAGCTGGCCGCGTTGTCGCGCGACAAGGGAGAAGCAAGCGACGCCATGTGCACTTTCGTCGCCATGTGCACAGCCGGCGTGACTCTCGTCCCGACCACGATCATCGCGGTCAGGTCCCAGTTGGGCTCGAGAAGTCCTTCCGAGGTCGTAGCGCCTATCATCCTGGTGAACCTGCTGGCGACACTCGTGGCCGTGATCGCTGACAGGTTCTTCAGGCCCGTTTCGCGGTCGATGTGA
- a CDS encoding YvcK family protein, protein MRTLRWLYPGMRVKRWLLAFALGAALVVLGSVTILNGAAIGILRKWLLWLVGPQPGPFHRSIATAVGISATLSGLVVMLLSAGAVIRSIVAALLPGAENHIAELVQRERQLGRGPRVVVVGGGTGLSTLLRGIKAYTSNVTAIVTVADDGGSSGRLRKEMGVLPPGDIRNCLVALADSEPLMARLFQYRFPDGDPTGLGGHTFGNLFIATMSAITGDFEQAVKESSRVLAVRGRVLPSTLDDVVLVAECEGGLMVEGESTLSTCGASIRRVFLRPQDPMALPDAVEAIAGAEVIVLGPGSLFTSVLPNLLVPGIREAIRRSNALKVYVCNVMTEPGETDGFDASDHLRALFEHVGSGMVDVVVVNTGEVPPKLAERYRQEGAYPVAVDGEGLRALGVSVVEGDLVSVADYARHDPERLARAIMKLVIEARASVGRGNRPANGRRRASVS, encoded by the coding sequence ATGAGAACGCTCCGGTGGTTGTATCCGGGGATGAGAGTCAAGAGGTGGCTCCTGGCGTTTGCGCTCGGAGCGGCGCTCGTGGTGTTGGGAAGCGTGACGATTCTCAACGGCGCAGCTATCGGAATCCTGCGCAAGTGGCTCCTGTGGCTTGTGGGCCCTCAACCGGGGCCATTCCACAGGAGCATCGCCACGGCCGTGGGCATCTCGGCCACGCTCTCCGGCCTGGTGGTCATGTTGTTGTCCGCAGGAGCGGTCATCCGTTCTATAGTGGCAGCGCTCCTGCCAGGAGCGGAGAATCACATCGCCGAGCTCGTCCAGCGCGAGCGCCAGCTCGGAAGGGGCCCCAGGGTCGTCGTGGTAGGCGGGGGAACCGGTCTTTCCACGCTGCTTCGAGGCATCAAGGCGTATACGAGCAACGTTACCGCAATAGTCACGGTTGCAGATGATGGCGGAAGCTCCGGCAGGTTGCGCAAGGAAATGGGGGTACTGCCTCCGGGGGACATCCGCAACTGTCTGGTGGCCCTGGCGGACTCCGAGCCTCTCATGGCCCGCCTCTTTCAATACAGGTTTCCGGATGGGGACCCGACCGGCTTGGGAGGTCACACGTTCGGGAACCTCTTCATAGCTACCATGTCCGCCATCACAGGCGATTTCGAGCAGGCGGTCAAAGAGTCGAGTCGGGTGTTGGCGGTGAGAGGGAGGGTCTTGCCATCCACGCTCGACGATGTCGTGCTCGTGGCGGAGTGCGAAGGTGGGCTCATGGTTGAGGGGGAGTCCACCCTTTCGACATGCGGCGCTTCAATAAGGCGGGTTTTCCTCAGGCCGCAGGACCCCATGGCGCTTCCCGACGCAGTTGAGGCCATAGCAGGTGCGGAGGTGATAGTGCTCGGGCCGGGAAGCCTGTTTACCAGCGTGTTGCCGAACCTCTTAGTGCCAGGGATCAGGGAGGCGATCCGTCGCAGCAACGCGCTGAAGGTGTACGTTTGCAACGTCATGACGGAGCCGGGCGAGACAGACGGGTTCGACGCGTCCGACCATCTCAGGGCGCTCTTTGAGCACGTCGGGAGCGGCATGGTAGACGTGGTTGTGGTCAACACCGGAGAAGTGCCGCCAAAGCTGGCCGAAAGGTACAGGCAGGAGGGCGCGTACCCGGTGGCCGTGGATGGCGAAGGACTGAGAGCGCTGGGGGTGTCTGTGGTAGAGGGCGACCTGGTGTCCGTTGCAGACTACGCCCGACACGATCCAGAGCGTCTCGCCCGCGCTATAATGAAGCTGGTCATCGAGGCGAGGGCCTCGGTCGGCAGAGGGAACAGGCCGGCGAACGGACGGAGGCGCGCGTCAGTTTCGTGA
- a CDS encoding ATPase, translating into MGLIIGIDAGGTKTDCLVGTVHGEVLARAWAGPANFQVSGPAGVKQEVLAAIGRARNLLPAGDEAFDIAFLGIAGVGRPGDLQEVAGVLDGAGLAGRTVVDNDAVIALAGGTLGQPGVVVIAGTGSIAFGMNSRGERARSGGWGYLLGDEGSAYDIGRQALASVVRASDGRGDPTALFEAVLQHLKVASPEDLVELAYRKGLGRTDIAGLAVVVAETARKGDRVARRILRRAGEELGLAAASVVKALGMQDDAVLCVTSGGVFAAGDVVRKALARELEKTAPVCEVVGARFPPVVGAYLLGIQEAGFRITGKIVENIEDSLVRSS; encoded by the coding sequence ATGGGGCTGATCATTGGGATAGACGCTGGTGGAACCAAGACAGACTGCCTTGTCGGAACAGTCCATGGTGAGGTGCTGGCACGAGCATGGGCCGGTCCCGCGAACTTCCAGGTTTCGGGTCCGGCGGGTGTGAAACAAGAGGTCCTGGCGGCGATCGGAAGAGCACGAAATCTGCTGCCTGCCGGAGACGAGGCGTTCGACATTGCGTTCCTCGGCATCGCGGGCGTGGGGAGGCCAGGTGATCTCCAGGAGGTCGCCGGCGTTCTTGATGGGGCCGGCCTTGCGGGCAGGACAGTGGTTGACAATGACGCCGTCATAGCGCTTGCCGGAGGTACGCTGGGCCAGCCGGGGGTCGTAGTGATCGCCGGCACGGGCTCGATCGCGTTCGGCATGAACTCGCGTGGAGAAAGGGCTCGTTCCGGGGGGTGGGGCTACCTCCTGGGGGATGAGGGCAGCGCGTATGATATCGGGCGGCAGGCCCTCGCGTCGGTGGTCAGGGCGAGCGATGGGCGGGGAGACCCCACGGCGCTCTTCGAGGCAGTGCTGCAGCATCTTAAAGTGGCCTCTCCGGAGGACCTGGTGGAGCTTGCGTACCGCAAGGGCCTGGGGCGAACGGACATAGCTGGTCTGGCAGTCGTAGTGGCTGAGACTGCCCGCAAGGGCGATCGTGTGGCCCGTCGAATACTTCGCCGGGCGGGAGAGGAGCTCGGTCTCGCAGCTGCGAGCGTTGTGAAGGCCCTTGGAATGCAAGACGACGCCGTGCTGTGTGTAACCTCGGGAGGCGTCTTCGCAGCGGGGGACGTCGTAAGGAAGGCCCTGGCCAGGGAGCTCGAGAAGACGGCTCCCGTGTGCGAGGTCGTGGGGGCGAGGTTCCCGCCTGTGGTGGGGGCGTATCTCCTGGGGATCCAGGAGGCCGGCTTCCGTATAACAGGAAAGATCGTCGAGAACATCGAAGACTCGCTCGTGCGCTCATCGTGA
- a CDS encoding spore maturation protein, giving the protein MLVRAISTASSVMVPIVILAICLVGRLKGVRVYETFVEGAREGFDTAVRLIPFLVAMFVAIGMFRASGALGIVTSALCPVARLIGMPEELLPLAIIRPLSGSGALEIATNLLKTYGPDSAIGRMASTMQASSETTLYVVTVYFGAVGVKKTRHTLAAGLLADLVAFSSSVVIWRLLLGSVS; this is encoded by the coding sequence ATGCTCGTCAGGGCGATCTCAACAGCCTCGAGCGTCATGGTTCCCATCGTGATCCTTGCGATATGTCTTGTAGGTCGTCTCAAAGGGGTTAGAGTGTACGAGACGTTCGTAGAAGGGGCAAGGGAAGGCTTCGACACGGCAGTCCGCCTGATCCCGTTTCTTGTAGCCATGTTCGTCGCCATCGGAATGTTCAGGGCGTCGGGCGCCCTCGGCATCGTCACTTCAGCCCTCTGTCCCGTCGCACGCCTAATCGGAATGCCCGAGGAGCTCCTTCCGCTCGCCATCATCCGTCCGCTCTCCGGCAGCGGCGCGCTTGAGATCGCGACTAACCTGCTGAAGACATATGGACCGGACTCGGCCATAGGAAGGATGGCTTCGACGATGCAGGCAAGCTCGGAAACGACGCTATACGTAGTCACCGTGTACTTCGGCGCGGTAGGTGTCAAAAAAACCCGTCATACACTGGCGGCGGGTCTTCTCGCGGATCTCGTGGCTTTCTCTTCCTCTGTCGTGATATGGCGTCTCCTCCTTGGCTCCGTCTCATGA
- a CDS encoding PHP domain-containing protein, which yields MKVFADYHTHTRFSHGKGTVLDNVRAAARKGLEAVAITDHGPANLFGLGISSLAAFDDIAEQVERSRKEFPEVRVLMGVEANVINTQGGLDVPEELLERLDIVLAGHHLVVRGSSLVEWWKISARNYVARWSRRLAERARVDNTKSLIEAIRKNRVDIVTHPGLHVSIDTEELARECARAGTALEINAKHAHLDVGFIRAAAKQGATFCISSDAHSPEEVGDFGNALEVALRAGVDPERIINVRA from the coding sequence ATGAAGGTATTTGCGGACTACCACACCCACACGAGATTCAGCCACGGCAAGGGCACGGTGCTGGACAACGTTCGCGCGGCGGCCCGGAAGGGCCTGGAGGCGGTAGCCATCACGGACCACGGCCCGGCCAACCTGTTTGGCCTGGGTATCAGCAGTCTTGCGGCTTTCGATGACATCGCTGAGCAGGTGGAGAGGAGCAGGAAGGAGTTCCCCGAGGTCAGGGTGCTGATGGGCGTGGAGGCGAACGTCATCAACACCCAGGGGGGCCTCGACGTCCCGGAGGAGCTGCTCGAGCGCCTCGACATAGTGCTTGCTGGACACCACCTCGTCGTGCGCGGGAGTAGTCTGGTGGAATGGTGGAAGATCTCGGCGCGCAACTACGTCGCAAGGTGGAGTCGTCGTCTTGCCGAGCGAGCACGGGTTGACAACACGAAGTCGCTGATAGAAGCTATAAGAAAGAACAGAGTGGATATCGTAACTCATCCCGGTCTCCATGTATCCATTGATACGGAGGAGCTCGCACGCGAGTGCGCGAGGGCCGGGACGGCTCTGGAGATCAACGCGAAACACGCCCATCTCGATGTGGGGTTCATCAGGGCTGCAGCGAAACAGGGGGCGACTTTCTGCATAAGCAGCGACGCTCACAGCCCTGAAGAGGTTGGCGATTTCGGGAACGCATTGGAGGTCGCGCTCCGCGCGGGCGTGGACCCGGAGAGGATCATCAACGTGCGCGCGTAA
- the nagB gene encoding glucosamine-6-phosphate deaminase, producing MVVVIAQDFDTMSREAAKAVAEQVRRKPASVLGLATGATQFGLYAELVRMHREEGLDFSAITTFNLDEYLGLAPDHPASFHYYMYTRFFNHVNVRQDRIFIPNGLAADVREECRAYERAIRNAGGIDLAVLGVGRNGHIGFNEPRTEFGSRTRALFLAKRTIEANARFFGGDEKAVPRQAISVGIRTIMNSRSILLLASGKAKAQVIAQTVQGPVTEMVPSSVLQLHPDVTLIVDEEAAMQLEPSPEGFVPGPGTRTMVY from the coding sequence ATGGTTGTGGTCATTGCTCAGGACTTTGACACGATGAGCCGAGAGGCTGCGAAGGCCGTGGCCGAACAGGTCAGGAGGAAACCCGCGAGTGTCCTCGGCCTTGCGACGGGCGCGACCCAATTCGGCCTGTACGCCGAATTGGTAAGGATGCACCGAGAGGAAGGGCTGGACTTCTCGGCGATCACAACGTTCAACCTCGATGAGTATCTAGGGCTCGCTCCTGACCATCCCGCAAGCTTTCACTACTACATGTATACCCGGTTCTTCAACCACGTGAACGTCAGACAGGACCGCATCTTCATTCCGAACGGGCTCGCCGCGGACGTTCGCGAGGAATGCCGGGCGTACGAACGGGCAATAAGAAACGCGGGAGGGATAGATCTTGCCGTCCTCGGAGTCGGAAGGAACGGTCACATTGGGTTCAACGAACCGAGGACCGAGTTCGGGTCACGCACTCGGGCGCTCTTCCTTGCAAAGCGCACGATTGAGGCGAACGCGAGGTTCTTTGGGGGCGACGAGAAAGCCGTTCCGAGGCAAGCCATATCAGTCGGCATACGCACCATAATGAACAGCAGGTCCATCCTTCTTCTCGCGAGCGGCAAGGCCAAGGCGCAGGTCATCGCCCAAACCGTGCAGGGGCCTGTTACGGAGATGGTACCCAGCTCGGTGTTGCAGCTCCATCCGGACGTCACGCTGATCGTGGACGAGGAAGCGGCTATGCAGCTGGAGCCGTCGCCCGAGGGGTTCGTCCCCGGCCCCGGCACGCGGACCATGGTATACTGA
- the whiA gene encoding DNA-binding protein WhiA encodes MFSANTKDELARFSAESRCCVLAELAAIARMTGRFAGGRQDRGDSRFEMTTENAALARRIVSLVRDLFGLRPPVNTVKRKGGAPGHLHVVSLPLDERTCAALDEMGVVLRRTCRDGRCAMRPGVPWRILARMCCRRAYLRGAFLARGYVQDPEHAYHMEIMTDAQSHAKGIVRLAASFAVAARISGRRRGVMVYVKGGDDVAQLLRVIGAHASVIALESVRVVRGMRGNVNRAVNCDTANVEKAVEAGLAQMEAIRELAARVGLHHLPPGLQEIARLRLEHPGASLKELGEMAVPAITKSAANHRMRRLLNLARRLRAEDRGDSSPGANTLVGKGGVTRSERGNEDGL; translated from the coding sequence ATGTTCTCGGCCAATACCAAGGACGAGCTCGCGCGGTTCAGCGCGGAGAGCAGGTGTTGCGTTCTGGCTGAACTTGCGGCCATCGCTCGCATGACGGGGCGCTTCGCCGGGGGGAGGCAGGATCGGGGCGACTCGCGTTTCGAGATGACCACGGAGAACGCGGCGCTTGCCAGGAGAATCGTGTCTCTCGTGCGCGATCTCTTCGGTCTGAGGCCGCCGGTAAACACCGTGAAACGCAAGGGGGGCGCTCCTGGACACCTTCATGTCGTGTCGCTTCCGTTGGACGAGAGGACCTGTGCGGCACTAGACGAGATGGGCGTGGTCTTGCGGAGAACCTGCCGCGACGGGCGCTGTGCCATGAGACCAGGGGTTCCTTGGAGGATACTAGCGAGAATGTGCTGCCGGAGGGCGTACCTGAGGGGAGCGTTCCTTGCCCGGGGGTACGTCCAAGACCCCGAGCACGCATATCACATGGAGATAATGACTGACGCACAGTCGCACGCGAAGGGGATAGTGCGTCTGGCCGCCTCTTTCGCGGTCGCGGCGAGGATATCCGGGCGCAGGAGGGGGGTCATGGTGTACGTCAAAGGGGGCGATGACGTTGCCCAACTCCTCCGGGTCATCGGCGCCCACGCGTCGGTGATCGCCCTTGAGAGCGTGCGCGTCGTGCGCGGGATGCGCGGCAATGTCAACCGTGCGGTCAACTGCGACACCGCGAACGTAGAGAAGGCGGTCGAGGCGGGGCTTGCCCAAATGGAGGCCATAAGGGAGCTCGCGGCGCGGGTCGGCTTGCACCATCTTCCTCCGGGCCTTCAAGAGATCGCCCGGCTTCGGCTGGAGCATCCCGGAGCCAGCCTGAAGGAGCTTGGTGAGATGGCAGTGCCTGCCATTACCAAGTCCGCGGCCAATCACCGGATGAGGCGGCTCCTGAATCTTGCCCGCCGCCTCAGAGCGGAAGACAGAGGAGATTCAAGCCCTGGGGCGAATACTCTAGTGGGGAAGGGAGGTGTGACGAGAAGTGAACGGGGCAATGAGGATGGGTTATGA